The following proteins are encoded in a genomic region of Fusarium oxysporum f. sp. lycopersici 4287 chromosome 1, whole genome shotgun sequence:
- a CDS encoding acetyl-coenzyme A synthetase, protein MRQPIATQPVTNGDGEEWYLPDKMLARHPSKPHIGSLEEYQQMHQLSIKEPEAFWGNLARELLTWDHDFHTVKSGSLVEGNPSWFLGGKLNASFNCVDRHALKDPNKVAIIHETDDGNGGRSITYGELLKQVSKVSWALKDLGVRKGDTVAIYMPMIPEALVAILACTRIGAVHSVVFAGFSAGSLRDRVVNAKSKVVITADESQRGGRTIGIKKIVDEALSPLEGVQTLVFKRTGAKVAWTEGRDHWWHEQVAKWPSYIPPEAMDAEDPLFLLYTSGSTGKPKGILHTTGGFLVGAAATGKYVFDIHENDRYFCAGDVGWITGHTYVVYAPLLLGVSTVVFEGTPTFPDASRFWDIIANHQITHFYVAPTALRLLKRAGSDPVNHDTSSLRVLGSVGEPIAPEIWKWYYDVIGKGECHIVDTYWQTETGSHAVTPLAGVTPTKPGSACLPFFGIDTVLIDPVSGAEIHGNGVEGVLAFKTSWPSMARTVYGDHQRFEETYLKVYPGYYFTGDGAARDQDGFYWIRGRVDDVINVSGHRLSTAEIEAAMVEHAAVAESAVVGVSDEVTGQSVIAFVCLKEAFRTSEEEVHAELRLQVRNSIGPFAAPKKIFMVVDLPKTRSGKIMRRVLRKVVMGEQDQLGDITTLSDPSVVEKIIGVVHKSG, encoded by the exons ATGCGTCAACCCATAGCGACACAACCAGTCACCAATGGTGACGGAGAGGAATGGT ATCTTCCCGACAAGATGCTCGCAC GACATCCCAGCAAGCCTCACATTGGCA GCTTGGAGGAGTACCAACAGATGCATCAGCTCTCCATCAAGGAGCCCGAAGCTTTCTGGGGAAACCTGGCTCGTGAGCTTCTTACATGGGATCACGACTTTCACACCGTCAAGAGCGGCTCGCTGGTCGAGGGTAATCCTTCTTGGTTCCTTGGCGGAAAGCTGAATGCTTCGTTTAACTGCGTTGACCGCCATGCGCTCAAGGATCCTAACAAGGTTGCTATTATCCACGAGACTGACGATGGAAACGGCGGTCGCTCCATCACATATGGCGAGCTGCTTAAGCAAGTCAGCAAGGTCTCCTGGGCTCTCAAGGACCTTGGCGTTCGAAAGGGCGACACAGTCGCTATCTACATGCCCATGATTCCCGAAGCTCTGGTCGCCATCCTTGCTTGCACCCGTATCGGCGCTGTTCACTCTGTTGTTTTCGCTGGTTTCTCAGCTGGTTCGCTGCGAGATCGCGTCGTCAACGCCAAGAGCAAGGTCGTCATCACTGCTGATGAGAGTCAGCGAGGCGGTCGAACAATCGGAATCAAGAagattgttgatgaggcgCTCAGCCCACTCGAGGGCGTTCAGACTCTTGTTTTCAAGAGAACCGGTGCCAAGGTCGCGTGGACTGAGGGACGGGATCATTGGTGGCATGAACAGGTTGCCAAGTGGCCAAGCTACATCCCTCCTGAGGCCATGGACGCCGAGGATCCTCTGTTTTTGCTGTATACCTCTGGATCAACAGGCAAGCCAAAGGGTATCTTGCATACCACTGGTGGTTTCCTGGTTGGAGCAGCTGCAACGGGAAAGTATGTGTTTGACATCCACGAGAACGATCGATACTTCTGCGCTGGCGACGTTGGTTGGATCACTGGCCACACCTACGTGGTCTACGCTCCGCTCCTTTTGGGTGTCTCTACAGTTGTCTTTGAGGGAACACCGACATTCCCTGATGCTTCTCGTTTCTGGGATATCATTGCGAACCATCAGATCACGCACTTCTACGTGGCCCCTACTGCTCTTCgcttgttgaagagagcTGGATCTGACCCTGTCAACCATGACACCAGCAGTCTGCGTGTTCTCGGTTCAGTTGGTGAGCCTATCGCTCCTGAGATTTGGAAGTGGTACTACGATGTCATTGGAAAGGGTGAATGCCATATCGTTGAT ACATACTGGCAAACTGAGACTGGCTCTCACGCCGTCACCCCTCTCGCTGGCGTTACACCCACCAAGCCTGGATCCGCTTGCCTGCCATTCTTCGGTATCGACACAGTCTTGATCGATCCTGTTTCTGGCGCTGAGATCCACGGCAACGGGGTCGAAGGCGTTCTTGCTTTCAAGACATCATGGCCTAGCATGGCCCGAACTGTCTATGGTGACCACCAGAGATTCGAGGAGACATATCTCAAGGTGTATCCCGGATACTAC TTCACCGGTGATGGAGCTGCTCGTGACCAAGACGGATTCTACTGGATCCGCGGCCGTGTCGACGACGTAATCAACGTCAGCGGTCACCGCCTCTCAACAGCCGAAATCGAAGCTGCAATGGTCGAGCACGCCGCCGTCGCTGAATCCGCCGTCGTAGGAGTTTCCGACGAAGTAACAGGCCAATCCGTTATCGCCTTTGTCTGCCTCAAGGAAGCTTTCAGAACATCTGAGGAAGAAGTCCACGCCGAGCTTAGACTGCAGGTCCGCAACAGCATCGGCCCTTTTGCTGCTCCTAAGAAGATCTTTATGGTGGTTGATCTGCCCAAGACTCGGTCTGGAAAGATCATGCGTCGTGTTTTGCGAAAGGTGGTTATGGGTGAGCAGGATCAGCTGGGTGATATTACTACGCTTTCGGATCCctctgttgttgagaagattaTTGGTGTTGTGCACAAGAGCGGTTAA
- a CDS encoding acetyltransferase — protein MAKQQKDNEIIEFAKGLKGTPWCEEYEKMISGMLYNPLHPKLLDGRHRARGLAYKYNNIDPSAGTREEIDDKRAEMLSEMLGKVGKGTYIETPFMPDYGSNVSMGENCFMNFGLTILDTSLVIIGDRVQMGPNVHIYTAGHETSVLSRIKFVEFGHPIRIEDDCWIGGNVVILPGVTIGRGCTVGAGAVVTKSLPPYSIALGAPAKVVKTIQSVEEELADPNNPYRNMPDRE, from the exons atggccaagCAACAGAAAGATAATGAGATCATCGAGTTCGCCAAGGGCCTCAAGGGTACTCCATGGTGCGAAGAGTACGAGAAGATGATCTCTGGCATGCT CTACAACCCCCTGCACCCCAAGCTGTTGGACGGCCGCCACAGAGCGCGCGGTCTGGCGTACAAGTACAACAACATTGATCCCAGCGCTGGCACTCGTGAGGAGATCGACGACAAGCGTGCCGAGATGCTCTCGGAGATGCTCGGAAAGGTCGGCAAGGGGACGTACATTGAGACACCTTTCATGCCTGACTACGGAAGCAATGTCTCCATGGGCGAGAACTGCTTCATGAACTTTGG CTTGACCATTCTAGATACCAGCCTCGTCATAATCGGCGACCGCGTTCAGATGGGTCCCAACGTACACATCTACACCGCAGGCCACGAGACAAGCGTGCTATCCAGGATCAAGTTCGTCGAGTTCGGACATCCCATCCGCATTGAGGACGACTGCTGGATCGGTGGCAACGTAGTCATTCTCCCTGGTGTGACCATTGGCCGAGGCTGCACTGTTGGCGCTGGGGCGGTGGTTACTAAGAGTCTGCCCCCTTACTCGATCGCCCTGGGAGCCCCTGCAAAGGTGGTCAAGACGATACAGAGTgtggaggaggagttggCGGATCCTAACAACCCTTACCGAAACATGCCTGATCGAGAATAG
- a CDS encoding beta-lactamase, with product MSVLSQDVQSKLRGIVDEYTTGGSESKIPGLVYSAFRNDGGPIFQHYSGLRGVTSESPMSEETIFFMASFTKLATSVACMQLVEQEKLRLDDADQVEAICPELRDVKVLTRNEDGKLELIEKVRRITLRMLLTHTAGFGYAFEDEKLAEFGRPIGFDDFSGEAIDTANRPLVNQPGETFQYGVSMDWVGVIIERTYKKSLEEVFREHIFRPLGMNHVAFHPSHEDKSNLAYMHRRSPSGKLRTTDHFYRRPLLAQDGEKVPCAGGHGCFGRPAEFGRLISLLLNDGLDAQTGVRLLKAETVDDMFTDQIPDKPRFSNVSVPVAKPELANPTPLTPMPDDHTEGWSLSFSINHFPESTGRAAGSASWEGLANLFWFADRKNNIGGIIASQILPYGDALVLECSERVETEIYKALQV from the exons ATGTCTGTACTATCACAAGATGTTCAATCCAAGCTTCGTGGTATCGTCGACGAGTACACGACCGGGGGTTCTGAGAGCAAGATCCCAGGTCTCGTCTACTCCGCGTTCAGAAATGATGGCGGGCCAATCTTTCAACATTACTCTGGCTTGAGGGGAGTCACCTCGGAAAGCCCCATGTCAGAAGAGACTATTTTCTTCATGGCATCTTTCACAAAACTGGCAACATCAGTCGCGTGCATGCAACTCGTCGAGCAAGAGAAGTTGCGCTTAGATGATGCTGATCAAGTTGAAGCCATCTGCCCTGAGCTACGGGATGTCAAGGTGTTGACTCGGAATGAGGACGGAAAACTTGAGCTTATTGAGAAAGTTAGAAGAATTACTCTTCGGATGCTTCTCACTCACACGG CTGGTTTTGGATATGCTTTTGAGGACGAGAAGCTGGCCGAGTTCGGTCGCCCCATTGGGTTTGATGACTTCTCCGGAGAAGCAATTGACACAGCAAATCGACCTCTGGTGAACCAGCCTGGTGAGACATTTCAATACGGAGTCTCAATGGACTGGGTTGGCGTGATAATTGAACGCACGTACAAGAAGTCACTTGAGGAAGTCTTCAGAGAGCACATCTTCAGGCCCCTGGGGATGAATCATGTCGCTTTCCATCCTTCACATGAAGACAAGTCGAATTTGGCGTATATGCATCGCAGAAGCCCAAGTGGCAAGTTGAGGACCACAGATCACTTTTATCGGCGTCCGCTTCTGGCTCAGGATGGCGAGAAGGTTCCATGCGCTGGAGGACACGGGTGCTTTGGAAGACCAGCAGAATTTGGGA GGCTCATCTCACTGCTGTTGAACGATGGGCTGGATGCACAAACTGGGGTTCGGCTACTCAAAGCTGAGACCGTGGATG ACATGTTCACTGATCAAATCCCCGATAAACCACGATTCAGCAACGTCAGTGTCCCCGTGGCCAAACCAGAACTGGCAAACCCAACTCCCTTGACCCCAATGCCCGATGATCACACCGAGGGCTGGAGTTTATCATTTTCTATCAACCACTTCCCAGAGTCAACTGGCCGTGCAGCTGGATCAGCGTCTTGGGAGGGACTGGCTAATCTCTTCTGGTTCGCTGATCGCAAGAACAATATTGGTGGCATTATCGCTAGCCAGATTCTTCCATACGGTG ACGCATTGGTACTGGAGTGCTCGGAACGGGTAGAGACCGAAATATACAAGGCGTTGCAAGTCTAG
- a CDS encoding acetyl-coenzyme A synthetase, translating to MHQLSIKEPEAFWGNLARELLTWDHDFHTVKSGSLVEGNPSWFLGGKLNASFNCVDRHALKDPNKVAIIHETDDGNGGRSITYGELLKQVSKVSWALKDLGVRKGDTVAIYMPMIPEALVAILACTRIGAVHSVVFAGFSAGSLRDRVVNAKSKVVITADESQRGGRTIGIKKIVDEALSPLEGVQTLVFKRTGAKVAWTEGRDHWWHEQVAKWPSYIPPEAMDAEDPLFLLYTSGSTGKPKGILHTTGGFLVGAAATGKYVFDIHENDRYFCAGDVGWITGHTYVVYAPLLLGVSTVVFEGTPTFPDASRFWDIIANHQITHFYVAPTALRLLKRAGSDPVNHDTSSLRVLGSVGEPIAPEIWKWYYDVIGKGECHIVDTYWQTETGSHAVTPLAGVTPTKPGSACLPFFGIDTVLIDPVSGAEIHGNGVEGVLAFKTSWPSMARTVYGDHQRFEETYLKVYPGYYFTGDGAARDQDGFYWIRGRVDDVINVSGHRLSTAEIEAAMVEHAAVAESAVVGVSDEVTGQSVIAFVCLKEAFRTSEEEVHAELRLQVRNSIGPFAAPKKIFMVVDLPKTRSGKIMRRVLRKVVMGEQDQLGDITTLSDPSVVEKIIGVVHKSG from the exons ATGCATCAGCTCTCCATCAAGGAGCCCGAAGCTTTCTGGGGAAACCTGGCTCGTGAGCTTCTTACATGGGATCACGACTTTCACACCGTCAAGAGCGGCTCGCTGGTCGAGGGTAATCCTTCTTGGTTCCTTGGCGGAAAGCTGAATGCTTCGTTTAACTGCGTTGACCGCCATGCGCTCAAGGATCCTAACAAGGTTGCTATTATCCACGAGACTGACGATGGAAACGGCGGTCGCTCCATCACATATGGCGAGCTGCTTAAGCAAGTCAGCAAGGTCTCCTGGGCTCTCAAGGACCTTGGCGTTCGAAAGGGCGACACAGTCGCTATCTACATGCCCATGATTCCCGAAGCTCTGGTCGCCATCCTTGCTTGCACCCGTATCGGCGCTGTTCACTCTGTTGTTTTCGCTGGTTTCTCAGCTGGTTCGCTGCGAGATCGCGTCGTCAACGCCAAGAGCAAGGTCGTCATCACTGCTGATGAGAGTCAGCGAGGCGGTCGAACAATCGGAATCAAGAagattgttgatgaggcgCTCAGCCCACTCGAGGGCGTTCAGACTCTTGTTTTCAAGAGAACCGGTGCCAAGGTCGCGTGGACTGAGGGACGGGATCATTGGTGGCATGAACAGGTTGCCAAGTGGCCAAGCTACATCCCTCCTGAGGCCATGGACGCCGAGGATCCTCTGTTTTTGCTGTATACCTCTGGATCAACAGGCAAGCCAAAGGGTATCTTGCATACCACTGGTGGTTTCCTGGTTGGAGCAGCTGCAACGGGAAAGTATGTGTTTGACATCCACGAGAACGATCGATACTTCTGCGCTGGCGACGTTGGTTGGATCACTGGCCACACCTACGTGGTCTACGCTCCGCTCCTTTTGGGTGTCTCTACAGTTGTCTTTGAGGGAACACCGACATTCCCTGATGCTTCTCGTTTCTGGGATATCATTGCGAACCATCAGATCACGCACTTCTACGTGGCCCCTACTGCTCTTCgcttgttgaagagagcTGGATCTGACCCTGTCAACCATGACACCAGCAGTCTGCGTGTTCTCGGTTCAGTTGGTGAGCCTATCGCTCCTGAGATTTGGAAGTGGTACTACGATGTCATTGGAAAGGGTGAATGCCATATCGTTGAT ACATACTGGCAAACTGAGACTGGCTCTCACGCCGTCACCCCTCTCGCTGGCGTTACACCCACCAAGCCTGGATCCGCTTGCCTGCCATTCTTCGGTATCGACACAGTCTTGATCGATCCTGTTTCTGGCGCTGAGATCCACGGCAACGGGGTCGAAGGCGTTCTTGCTTTCAAGACATCATGGCCTAGCATGGCCCGAACTGTCTATGGTGACCACCAGAGATTCGAGGAGACATATCTCAAGGTGTATCCCGGATACTAC TTCACCGGTGATGGAGCTGCTCGTGACCAAGACGGATTCTACTGGATCCGCGGCCGTGTCGACGACGTAATCAACGTCAGCGGTCACCGCCTCTCAACAGCCGAAATCGAAGCTGCAATGGTCGAGCACGCCGCCGTCGCTGAATCCGCCGTCGTAGGAGTTTCCGACGAAGTAACAGGCCAATCCGTTATCGCCTTTGTCTGCCTCAAGGAAGCTTTCAGAACATCTGAGGAAGAAGTCCACGCCGAGCTTAGACTGCAGGTCCGCAACAGCATCGGCCCTTTTGCTGCTCCTAAGAAGATCTTTATGGTGGTTGATCTGCCCAAGACTCGGTCTGGAAAGATCATGCGTCGTGTTTTGCGAAAGGTGGTTATGGGTGAGCAGGATCAGCTGGGTGATATTACTACGCTTTCGGATCCctctgttgttgagaagattaTTGGTGTTGTGCACAAGAGCGGTTAA
- a CDS encoding hypothetical protein (At least one base has a quality score < 10) gives MATMDEVFAGYAKRQATLEASTNILSQGIAWVEGELVPLQSARIPLLDQGFMHSDLTYDASCKKDEAFASPIPREEIKKILVEMVAKSEIKDAFVELIVTRGLKGVRGAKPEELLNNNLYMFVQPYVWVMDPEDQYHGGRAIVARTVRRVPPGSIDPTIKNLQWGDLVRGLFEANDRGATYPFLTDGDANLTEGSGFNVVIIKNGVLYTPDRGVLQGITRKSVIDAARSCGYEIRIEHVPVEAAYQADEILMCTTAGGIMPITTLDDKPVNDGKVGPITKAIWDRYWAMHWEDEFSFKIDY, from the exons ATGGCAACCATGGATGAGGTATTCGCCGGCTACGCCAAGCGACAAGCCACCCTTGAAGCCAGCACCAACATCCTCTCCCAAGGCATCGCCTGGGTCGAAGGCGAGCTCGTTCCCCTGCAATCAGCCCGCATCCCCCTCCTCGACCAGGGTTTCATGCACAGCGACCTGACCTACGAC GCCAGCTGCAAGAAAGATGAGGCTTTCGCTTCCCCCATCCCCCgcgaggagatcaagaagatcctcgTTGAGATGGTGGCCAAGAGTGAGATCAAGGATGCGTTTGTTGAATTGATCGTTACGCGTGGGCTCAAGGGCGTGAGGGGTGCGAAGCCGGAGGAGCTGCTGAATAATAACCTGTACATGTTTGTTCAGCCATATGTCTGGGTTATGGATCCTGAGGACCAGTATCATGGCGGTCGTGCCATTGTTGCACGAACCGTACGACGTGTTCCACCTGGCTCTATCGATCCCACTATTAAGAATCTTCAGTGGGGTGATCTTGTCCGCGGCTTATTTGAGGCCAACGACCGTGGCGCCACTTATCCCTTCTTAACCGACGGCGATGCCAACCTCACCGAAGGTTCAGGCTTTaacgtcgtcatcatcaagaatggcGTGCTCTACACACCTGATCGTGGAGTCTTGCAGGGAATCACAAGGAAGAGTGTCATTGACGCTGCGCGATCTTGTGGATACGAGATTCGCATTGAGCATGTTCCGGTTGAGGCGGCGTATCAGGCTGATGAGATTTTGATGTGCACAACTGCTGGTGGTATTATGCCCATCACTACTCTGGACGATAAGCCTGTGAATGATGGCAAGGTTGGACCTATTACAAAGGCTATCTGGGATCGCTACTGGGCTATGCACTGGGAGGATGAGTTCAGCTTCAAGATTGATTACTAG